The window tgggggtgggtgtgatgGTGTTAGAGTTAGGGGTGATTGGTCGATGCGACCACTATTCCTGCGGCCTATGGGACTGGTGTCTCATTTCGCGTGGTGACTACCCGATCGTGGTGCTCAATGGCTGTTTACTGTGTCGGCCCACAGAGCAGGGTGCTACAGATGCCctattacttcctatggacactgtgtaaccttgagattctccagcacttgtgtcctgcattagatcccagcatctgcacaccCACATCGTCTGAAAACCCAGAGGTTGCAGCTTCCACTTTCAAACTTAATCAACTGCAAATACCAAGGGAACTTGCACAGTGAAGCCTTGACCAGCAGTTAATGACACTGACGACTCCTGGCTGGTTTATGATCATGTCACAAAAGCCACCGGTCACCTCAGCAGCCACCATGCACAAAAtggtggagcaactcagcaggtcaggcagcatccacggaaggCAATAGACAGCAGGAACCCTGAGCCCTGCAGGGAGAGAGGACAGAAGCCCAAATAGTAGTGGGGTGAGAGACAGGGAGGAGCTCAGGCTACAAGGAAAATCCCCATCAACACAACAATCCGTCAATCTATGGCCTCTGAAACATCGACCCTTCACCCCACGTGTCTGTACTGAACAAgatgcccaagttaaactaaacGGCTGCCCGCATGTGATCCACCTCCCTCTATATCCATGGGTCTATCAAGGGCCAACTCTACCTTGTAGCCCGTTCCTGgtactcaccactctctggataAAATATTTGCCCGAACACCTCCCACCTGCAACTTAAATACATGCCCTTTCATGTTTGATGCTTTAACCTATGAGATATGATGCTGGCTGTGTTGAacgctctctctcttcccctctcaacCTGCTGGTGTTCTGCAGACTGGAGGGCTGAGTGACTCCTTTCCATGTTCAGGTGAATGGTCTCTCCCTGGTGGTCCTGAACAGAGGAGTATTGTGCTCATCCCTTTCCACACGTGCTGCAAGACAATGGCCTCTTCTCATGTGAACCTCTGGTGGCTTTGCAAGTCAGAGGACTGAGTGAATCCTATCCCACACAGGGAACAGATTTTCCCCGGCCACTGGTCTGCCTGCTGAAAGAACCCTTTCCTGCACGTGGAGCAATGAACGGTCACTTActggtgaatggtttctccccggtgtgaactcTCTGATGCCTCAGTAGGTTAGAGGATCTAGCAAATCtgatcccacacagggagcaggtgaatggtttctccccagtgtgaacccgcttaTGTGCCTTCAAGCCGGAGGGCTGAGAGAACCCTTTCCTGCACACggtgcaggtgaatggtttctccccagtgtgaacccgctggtgggcCCGCAGGCCAGAAggatgagagaaccccttcccacactggGAGCAGGCGAACGGTTTCTGCCCAGTGTGAAGTTGCTGATGTGCCCGCAGGCCGGAGGGCTGAGTGAATCcgatcccacacagggagcaagtgaatggtctctccccagtgtgaacccgttGGTGGGCCCGCAGGCCGGAAGACCGAGAGAACCACTTCCTGCACAGGGAGCAGGTAAAtagtttctccccagtgtgaactctctggtgcctCAGAAGGTACGAGGATCGGATGAATCCAATCCCACACACTGAGCAGGTGAacggtctctccccagtgtgaattctTCGGTGGCCCTCCAGAGAGGAGGAATCGGCGAATCCCTTCCCACACTTGCTGCAAGagaatggtttctccccggtgtgaactcTCTGATGCCTCAGCAGGGCAGAGGAGTGAGAGAAgcccttcccacacagggagcaggtgaatggtctctCCCCTGTGTGAATTCTCTGGTGTTGTAGCAGGTGAGAGGATCGAGAAAACCCCTTTCCACACACACAGCATTTAAAGGCTCTCTCCCCAGAGTGAATGTTCTGGTGATGCAGGAGGCTGGAGGACTgggtgaaccccttcccacacacgcgGCAGGTGAACTGACTCTCCCCAGAGGGAACACACCCATGCTCCTCCAGCTCCTTGGAGGTTTGAaagctcttcccacagtcagagcaggggaatgggCTCCCCATAGTGG of the Narcine bancroftii isolate sNarBan1 chromosome 4, sNarBan1.hap1, whole genome shotgun sequence genome contains:
- the LOC138761544 gene encoding zinc finger protein 229-like, coding for MEDQVTSDTANKTLQSEACGGEELPLDLLETHHCTHPGERSFRCSKCGEGFTSSDTLLQHQCVPTMGSPFPCSDCGKSFQTSKELEEHGCVPSGESQFTCRVCGKGFTQSSSLLHHQNIHSGERAFKCCVCGKGFSRSSHLLQHQRIHTGERPFTCSLCGKGFSHSSALLRHQRVHTGEKPFSCSKCGKGFADSSSLEGHRRIHTGERPFTCSVCGIGFIRSSYLLRHQRVHTGEKLFTCSLCRKWFSRSSGLRAHQRVHTGERPFTCSLCGIGFTQPSGLRAHQQLHTGQKPFACSQCGKGFSHPSGLRAHQRVHTGEKPFTCTVCRKGFSQPSGLKAHKRVHTGEKPFTCSLCGIRFARSSNLLRHQRVHTGEKPFTSK